The Solenopsis invicta isolate M01_SB chromosome 12, UNIL_Sinv_3.0, whole genome shotgun sequence DNA window CTATTGAACTATCCTGCAATCCtgagaaataattatgaaaaattggttttattttattggaattCTTTCAGGTTGATGTGTGGAGCTTAGGAGTGATATTATACATTTGTTTAAGTGGCTTGGCTCCCTTTAACAATAATACTCTAGTAGAACAAATCATAGGGGGAAAGTACGAATTTCGACGCGCACATTTTCAAAACGTATCGCAAGATGCGATGAAATTGGTACGATGCGGTAAAATTGCAACGCCCGTACTTAACTATGATTCACTTTACGTTAATGAAATATCTTGTTCTAGATTAAACGTATGATGACGGTAAATCCGAAGGAACGTATAACAATGTCATATATCTTGCTGGATCCATGGTTAAGAGACATTCCTATGCGACGAGAAGTTTATAGACTGATATCAGGCAAAGAAAACAATGAGAATGTGTCTCTAAATACTTACAACAAACGTCCACGGACTGCggtttgagaaaaaaatcatactttgagcagtaaagtacaaaataaatgtcattCCGCGAGTAACGATAAAGGAATGTCTAGTGTCCTTTTGAGTTGTCTTATCGTCTCATTTACGTTGTGATACGTGGATACATTACCACTTTATTGCATAGACTAATTTCCATGTAAAATACGGTCTTTGAATAGATTTTTGATACAGATTTAAATGCGGAGAATCTTATTAAGTTTGTAAAGACTGTTTCCTATGTACAAATAGAAAGTACAAATATAGTACAacgtttaataacatttaaacatttaattacatttgttccatttgattataattgcaattataattgcaaatttaattataatagcaatttatatattaattcaggtataaaaaaatcatgagAATATAAATGATAAGATATATACTTTGTGATAGGATATAAATACTCCACGTGatactttttttacttcttgACATCTCAATTTAATGAGTATAAATTTGTGATTTAACTCACAACATAGAATTCTTATTACTATACTATATAAAGTAAGTAACGCGCACTGCGAAGATTGTTAATCAATATCAAGtaccaatttatttttatgatctttGATTAGGAAATGATGATCACTAATCTGTGAATTGATGTTTGATAAACATAGCAATGCTAATAAAAGGAGATTAAGACTGCCTTACGTTTATTGCCAAACGCGTGCAAAATGTAGgcttaatttatattatcttacAAGTTTATCACCTGTTATATGATAACAAAATCGTcatagtatataattatacaaagttttttattcaaagtaatGGGTTCTATACAATAAAGAACATTTCGCGAATTGTGTTGTTttgtcattaatatatatattttttttattcctttctgCATAAATATTGCTCTTCACCATTGCAGGGATTCGGAAGTGGTGTTTCAAGGTCTGGTTTCTCTTTCTTCGTAAGTCCGGCCAGTAGACGTTTTAATTGCGCTATTGCTTTTCCCGGATTTAGACCCTATCGGACAAGTAATATcgcgtaaaattaaaatatggatatttatctgctttttttttacagtgaaCTAAAATCTTTTTGTATCGCAGAAGAAAAGCGTGACAATAACGTCGTTTAAGACTTACCTTTGGACACGTCTTGGTGCAATTAAAGATAGTGTGACATCGATAAACTGAATAGAAATCTCGCAGCTTCGCTAGTCGCTCCTCATGTGCCATATCTCGCGAATCTATCACCCACCTGTATGCCTAGCGATGTAAGCGAACAGATGCAAAATGATGACGCATCTTCGTTTTGTTTATCATAGAAAAATGTCAAGTCGTTACCTGCAGTAACACTGCAGGCCCTAAGTACTTGTCGCCGAGCCACCAGTAAGGAGGACACGAGTATGTGCAACATGCGCACATTATACACTCGTACAAACCGTCAAGTTTGCTTCTATCCCTTGAGCTTTGCAGAATTTGCCGATAACCGAGGAAGTCGTCCTCAGCTGGTCGCTTTAAATATGGATCGATTTTCCGGAATTGTTCCAGGAACTGCCCCATGTCCGGTATCAAGTCGCGAATCACGTACGTGTGCGGTAGAGGATAGATGATTAGCGGTTGCGGAGATTCTTTTATCTTTCTGGAGATTTCAAGCAGTTTCCGACAACATTAAGCGCGACTTGAAATGAGGTTTATTTTGAGAGTAAGTTATATCCCTATAATATAAGATCAGAAAAGTAATTGCAAGCgcgaatataaaatgtaaaattaacgCGACCATTTAAAATTCCAGACATCCAAAGCTCCAAGTATCCTAAGCATCCGAAACATTaaagttactttatatatattcaaaatcgTAAACATCGGAACTAAGTTCTATCAAAGTTTTCAAGGATCAAATCCAAAGAACTCGATATTCCTGTCGTCTGGTTTACTGGCATTGGAAATTGTATGGTAGAACGAGTTACGTTATACAAGCCAAGGTGTTCACGCCGTTTATATTCATCGCGCAACATCCGCAGATGCCCTCGCGACAGGATCTCCGGAAGGACAACGTCGGATCGTGCTGCGCTTTGATACACGTCAACACATCCAGCACCATCGTGCCGCACTTGTTCAAATCCACGCTGAATTGCTGCATATATGGCTTTACGTTTGGCGTTTCCGGATTCCATCGATATACGCGTACAATTTGTAGCTTCGGTACAACTTTTTTCTCCTGCGAAAGATTGGTTCTAAATAATAGTTTCGCTTAAGTATTGAGTTGGAACGAAAGTTCGTAGCGACACATATGTGGTTATAATAAGTCTGCACTAAGAAAATGAAATTGTTAACTggactaaattttttcaattctagtatttaaagttaaatatataaatacttaaaactgAAGCTcgaatattttatgtacttaagtcaagtacataaatatttgaaagaattttattgatttgaaaaatttagtcgcaacttttttctcagtgtgtatacaaatatctaaattatctttaaattttattttaaaaacgctACGAGCTTTTGTTCCAATTTAACATGTATATGTACAGGTGATTTAAATCGTCCAATTTCTAAAGCTCCATGATCAAAGATATCTATCCGCACGTTATATTTATGCGCGAAAAGAAAGCTTCATTCAGCAATAGAATATATCACAAGGTTGGTTCTCGTAGCAGAATTTTTGttctcattttttatctttttttttttcgcccCAACGTctgatatatatttcaatttaaatataaaaagaataatgttCTGAAAAGCTACAAAGAACAGATCTTTAGATCTTTAGATATTCTAAGAAGCTGTAATTCGCTGAGAACATTTAACAAAGAGATGCATAGCACGTTGTTTTTGTATATCGCGCGAAAGGAGATTTTTGCATTTTCCTGCGCAGTGGAAAGAGAAAAATCTTCACACTTTTTCTCGAGTGACTAACAGAGTGACTAACTTTTAAAGACGTTTTGCACTCCGTAATGCTCGTGAcctccgccgccaccgccgcgtcCAGCTCGGTCGTGGTCTTCTTGACCGATGTCGACAACCTCGATCCGCGAACATGCGCGAGTCCACGCGACCAGAAGCGGCTCACAGCAGCGTGCATGACCCACCCCCTGTCTAGCAGCCTGCCACCGCCTCCCGCACAATATTATCTCGAGGACGATGTCTTCGTGTTGTCACGTCGCGCTATTTCAATCATTACGTCTCGTCGCAGCTGCGATTATCTCGTCAAACGTCACGCGAACAAAATATCATCGAGCGGACGAACTTCACGAACAGTCCGTGACGAATTTATGCCATCAATTCGAGACGCCTTCGACGATTTAAAATCCGCTTTAGATGATCTAGAACTTGCGTCGAATTTCAGTAGAGAATTCTCTGTGTAAATTGACGTGTGCCATGCGCTTTGATATTTggtattttaatctttacatattttttcatatacagAGTGGAcaaaaagatgaaagaaaatttaaggaACAATTTTAGATGGGAAAATAAGACGAAAATCAAATACAAAcgcaattttgattaaaaattgtgttttttaattgtaatatctaaatatttacgTGATTAGAAACTTTTTacataatgaatatttaaacttttataattaaaatacaaggtcttaatagcaattttattattttttatttttttattttatcatctctTAGAATCATTCATCCTTTTCACCTGTTGCAGAACAGCCTGTATATTTACGTGTTCTTCAAATGTTTTTCGTATTACACACggcacattaaaattaaaaataacaaaaaattataaattatctttgttACGTAAAggatatattttttagtaaatgtaACGCTCACATTCTCGTATCATTCgtctacaaaatgattttttaaattgctaattattcGTTGCACGTTCAAATCCTCGTTGAAAAACAACCGATcgatcgtaaaattattttcgatctATAACGACAGAATTTATAGATTGATGGAAATTGCGTTGTTTGAAAccaaacaatttcaatttttttacgttcCAATAAAGGAGTGTTCAGCAGCTGAGTGACAGGAAGGATTATATAAACGCAAATCTTTCGATTACAGCAATGTATTTTTGTAGAAATGAgcttttttagaatattttaaatagatttaaaatttattgcagtgaccattaaaatattacaaaaacattacttttcttcaatatttgtTCATTCCTGTCATGTACCATTGTTTTCTCGACATGATCGATTTACAATATGTGTTTAAAAACTCAAAGAAAAGTTTATTatgttatcattaaaatattatagaaaaatccGCCGTTTGTTTCttacaagcaaacctacccaactgttacactccgattttgatgagctttgaatatgttgtagtctaggtcaaaataagagacacgtatttttttataagggcccatacgcacttttaggggatgaaacacctctttgaagaaagagacttttttttttcgaagcgtatatcgtcgaaactataagagatagaaaaaaatgttctaattaaaagttaaatggcatgaaaagtactatacaacagtgataaaaaaaattttttttttttaattttttttatacttttcctcatcacctaccaatttttttcaaaatttttatttctttttataagcggaaaaaagtttattttattacgaatccaacgatgtataagaaagttatattccgacatttccatttgccaaaaataattaaaaacttctctatattcatggtacgcgcacccgtccgtgtgctacggaagtgtccctttccaattttgacgagtttttaatatgttgttttctatttattctatttctatattaattagttgatttctgaaaaatgtgtctttgggctacaactttatcatacatgtttaaatttgttgttaggctataagttttgatataagataaattttaaatttttcaaaaatttagaagaggagggaagaagattttgagaaaaatgacattttcaaaaaacctGAGCGAACGgttataaagtacatagaaagccataaaacttttatttgaaacttttttttatatcttttaccgtttcgacagtattacctcagaaattaaacaatcaatttttttcaacagcgtgtttcacccccttaacgGTCATATGGGCGAATAAAAAAtgcgtgtcccatatttttatgtgtattacaacatattaaaaactcgtcaaaattggaaagggacacttccgtagcacacggacgggtgcgcgtaccatgagtatagagaagtttttaattatttttggcaaatgggaatgtcggaatataactttgttatacatcgttggatttgtaataaaataaactttattccgcttataaaaagaaataaaaattttgaaaaaaattggtaggtgatgaggaaaagtacaaaaaaaattaaaaaaaaaaaatttttttatcactgttgtatagtacttttcatgccatttaacttttaattagaacatttttttctatctcttatagtttcgacgatatacgcttcgaaaaaaaaaagtctttttcttcaaagaggtgtttcatcccctaaaagtgcgtatgggctcttataaaaaaatacgtgtctcttattttgacctagactacaacatattcaaagctcatcaaaatcggagtgtaacagttgggtaggtttgcttgttaGATTGCATTTAAAGTTTCGCTTCTTTTTCCGAGCTACGTTTTACCATTTGATTCAGTGAACTcagtaatattttatgtaaaaagtaatCTTATGCTCGATAATTTCAAAGCATAACGTAATATAAATCTGAAATGACATATATTGTTCCATTATTATCTAGTTAAATTGTTCTTTATCATGCTGAACAATTTgcgtaatgtaataaaaacttaCTTCCATATCTTATAAACGATCCAGTCTGAATAGCTAAGAGATGCGCATAAACGCGGCATGTTTACATCAAGTGGATTTATGATAAGTAACATCGCGGACTTATAAGACATGCGTAAAAAAGGATAATAATTCAACGGTTCGACAATGCATCTCGTAATGTGTTCCCATTCGCTTGTCACTTTCTTTAAATTTGGAATCATCCAATATTGACAATAATCTTGGAAGCATCGTTTTATTTCTTTGAGACTACCACGGTAGAAGTTGTATCTGTGAAGtaacataaagtaaaataaagtttcgtataaattttagttatataaagaacataaaaaagttatacatacgagtatcaattacaagaatgtgatattaatgtatactacttattaatgataattttataaacatttagttataaatcaatcatattctatttttatttatttataatttgtcatTAAGAACCTGATCTGTCATTTGTCATCGTAaactctattatttttaattaaaaatgtataattaatttttaaaatttttattatttatatttagttatatgtaaacacgaaattaaataaatggcgctggcgtagcgcgcgcttgtaTTGTTCTAGTATAATAGAATATGCAAAAAGAATAAGTAATGAACTTATGAAACGTaagattttcatttttttttctcgaacaGCTACACAGCTAATTCATAGTGACGACAAACGCGTCGGATTACGCTGTCGCGTCGTAGTAgtcttgttaaatttttaatgataaactgacaatacagtactaattttataatttattgttatcctgaagtttcatagatatgtttatatatttgtaacgaAAATTCCCGAAAATTCCcgattttgattaaatattgcagttttgatgttaacatccaagtttgattatcgacagagataataactgatcaaaaagaattacaattttaaagcaatatacaataatgctattaaatataagtatgcatacttgcttatgaagtatttgtataataaaaaaattaagattttaataatgtatctcaaatatttatattaacaatcatatagtcgataacgtcatcgttcttcaattaccgccggcCCCTGGGGCCCCTGGGGCCCCAGTGACGGATCTAAAAATTTACCCAGggttgacggtctttaatagtctctcgtcggtggttTGCGGAAGGTCAGGATCGCCCGATCGCGTATGTCAGCCGCGTATCATCGCGcgctgaaaaaaattatagttatataaCAGAGTACGACTGAAAAAGAGTTGTCAGCAATTGTATGGGCCGTGAAACATTTTAAGCCATATCTTTACGGAATAAAGTTCAAGATAATTGGTAGgcaaaaaaaaggatagtcgtgaccgatatttagaagtgttttaaagccatctgattagtatgttttatctaaatttgcttTACTTAGAAAtagcatgtttgacaaaattacgtgtcatttcacgcaatctcttgcttctgacgtcacgacttcaatatagtcgcggcgagtactcaggaaccttaaaatttgataaatattttctaactttatgcatattatgttatatacccaagtagaaataaaatacattaaatcaGTATTGAATACTGACGAGATAGCGATTCTGCACCAAAAAATGAGATTCATATTTCAGTACTGGCCTTGTATTGgaacaacataaaaaaattaatggtatTGTACTAGCCCATTATGTAGATTAGTACAGAATAGTAGTACTGATTCAGCATATTACCGGTAAGATTTTCAGTAACATGCGTCAtacaaaaattgacaaaaaaaatatgtcgAATATTAATACTGAACCAGTACATTTTCCatagatttttgttattacatccGTATTGAAATCGAAAAAAGTAATATGTCGAGTATCAATATCGAAATTGTATATTGccgttatataatatttacaaaagttgataaaaagaaaataatgtgtaaacattaaaataatgtgttaacattttttattaataatgtaatggattataacatttctatattattttagtacATCTAATTAATTGATAGTAATGAATATACTATCTATTACTAACTATCTATATGTAACTAATATTTGATACATTGCAAGAATTATCTAATTGATATGCTGCATATTACTACTCTAAACTATTGCTatcaattagataatttttgcaATGTACCGATGGTTAAGGTACGAATCTTTTGCGCCGATAATACGATATCGTAATTTCTTTCAAGAGTCTGTTTTATCTCCGTGTCCATTAACGAATCCATACCCAAGTCGGCCAAGGTATTATTGGGATTAATCGAATCAACATCTTTAATGCCTAAGATATTGGTAACGGTTGCGATGAGATTGGTCTTGTTGTCATTGtcggatttatatttttcagctaATACCGAAGAAGCCAGCACCGGATACGGTTGTTGAAGGAATATATCCATCGTTGCGAAACAACTCGATATTCGTTGTGGTATACTACCGCTCACCTCGGCGTCGTTACCTCCCATCATTTCTGAAAAAGTGAAAATGTAAGagaaattgtgttatttaaaatcaataaatgtaGAACaacgttatataaaatgtgcaTTAGGTATcgcttcattattattttataaattatactttttgaaaaaaacataaaataaagatgattGAATTAACAAATGCAAAAGAAAGGCAAACTGGAAAGGTTTAAAAACGATTTATTCAAGAATTTGATTAAAGGAGAAAAGATTTCTATTTTCTCAAACTATTTCATATATTAGTATATTACTCATGATTAAGCCAACGTCTCCGATGGCACCCCATTGGATGGCGAGACCAG harbors:
- the LOC113005339 gene encoding succinate dehydrogenase [ubiquinone] iron-sulfur subunit; translation: MHAAVSRFWSRGLAHVRGSRLSTSVKKTTTELDAAVAAEVTSITECKTSLKEKKVVPKLQIVRVYRWNPETPNVKPYMQQFSVDLNKCGTMVLDVLTCIKAQHDPTLSFRRSCREGICGCCAMNINGVNTLACITKIKESPQPLIIYPLPHTYVIRDLIPDMGQFLEQFRKIDPYLKRPAEDDFLGYRQILQSSRDRSKLDGLYECIMCACCTYSCPPYWWLGDKYLGPAVLLQAYRWVIDSRDMAHEERLAKLRDFYSVYRCHTIFNCTKTCPKGLNPGKAIAQLKRLLAGLTKKEKPDLETPLPNPCNGEEQYLCRKE